In Bradyrhizobium erythrophlei, a single genomic region encodes these proteins:
- a CDS encoding OmpA family protein, which produces MEGQILEQRSSYRRGLVLGLTMAEIMVLLVFCLLIAMAAFLKREETRRIAAEQELKEEHAQNEQIREVVNSLSKSAAVAEKVENLSGLSDPQAIDQYWRELVDSRSVVKEIEKSLTVKELRESLANIAALRANGVSVDKAIRDAEIVGAINRAMAKPGDPPVSAQSVLETLARGMAPGNGGHQWPPIIRMSEADGYFFKSGSAELSPTFHEALSSKTPIEILNYIRKYDVDIIEVVGHTDERPIGLRQYSNLDRDLLPVLKNDAGVVSLVPADNAGLGLARAVAVVSVLRQSPLLAGYKLIPLSGAQLVNTDETLAISPSPGDIQQRRRIEIRLRKSSSSEATGSLAPTATAVPPR; this is translated from the coding sequence ATGGAAGGACAGATACTCGAGCAGCGATCATCGTACCGGCGCGGCCTCGTGCTCGGGCTCACCATGGCCGAGATCATGGTGCTATTGGTGTTTTGCCTTCTGATCGCAATGGCCGCGTTTTTGAAGCGCGAGGAAACGAGGCGTATCGCGGCCGAGCAGGAACTCAAGGAAGAGCACGCGCAAAACGAGCAAATCCGCGAGGTCGTCAATTCCCTGAGCAAGAGCGCCGCGGTGGCCGAAAAGGTCGAAAACCTTTCCGGCCTGAGCGATCCGCAGGCCATCGACCAATACTGGCGCGAGCTGGTCGACAGCCGCAGCGTCGTCAAGGAAATCGAGAAGAGCCTGACGGTGAAAGAACTCCGCGAGAGCCTGGCCAATATCGCCGCGCTGCGCGCTAACGGCGTCAGCGTCGACAAGGCCATTCGCGATGCCGAGATCGTGGGCGCGATCAATCGCGCCATGGCCAAGCCTGGCGATCCGCCGGTGTCGGCTCAAAGCGTGCTCGAGACGTTGGCGCGGGGCATGGCGCCGGGCAACGGCGGCCACCAATGGCCGCCGATCATCCGCATGAGCGAGGCCGACGGCTATTTCTTCAAATCGGGCAGCGCGGAGTTGTCGCCGACCTTCCACGAAGCGCTGTCCTCGAAAACCCCGATCGAGATTCTCAACTACATCCGCAAATACGACGTCGATATCATCGAGGTCGTCGGCCACACCGACGAGCGGCCGATCGGATTGCGGCAATATTCCAACCTTGATCGCGACCTGCTGCCGGTGCTGAAGAACGACGCCGGCGTCGTCAGTCTGGTGCCTGCCGACAATGCCGGGCTTGGGCTTGCGCGCGCGGTCGCGGTGGTCAGCGTGCTGCGCCAGAGCCCGCTGCTCGCCGGCTACAAGCTGATTCCGCTCTCGGGCGCGCAACTGGTGAATACCGACGAGACGCTCGCGATCTCGCCTTCGCCCGGCGACATCCAGCAGCGCCGGCGCATCGAGATCCGCCTGCGCAAATCCTCAAGCAGCGAGGCAACCGGCAGCCTCGCGCCGACGGCAACGGCGGTGCCGCCGCGTTAA
- a CDS encoding 2-keto-4-pentenoate hydratase, which translates to MEDIAAHRAAEWLLAEHRAGHRFQTLSPPAATVADAYDIQDKYVALLAYENGEPAGYKVGLTSATMQAFCRIDHPIAGVVLASCVHRSPASARRADFGRLGLEFEIAVRIKSHIPVTDKPFTAEAIAPHIDGVCAAIELVDDRAADYANLDVRSLVADNSWNSGVVLSEFSSTWPDLAPLLGRATKDGDLIGEGYGRDILGHPFNSAAWLATHLAARGTALKAGQIVMTGSVMKTIFPEHDARYRFDLEGLGSVEVQVS; encoded by the coding sequence ATGGAGGACATCGCGGCTCACCGGGCGGCCGAATGGCTGTTGGCCGAACACCGCGCCGGCCATCGCTTCCAGACCCTGAGCCCGCCGGCCGCCACCGTCGCCGACGCCTATGACATCCAGGATAAATATGTCGCACTGTTGGCCTACGAAAACGGCGAACCGGCCGGCTACAAGGTCGGGCTTACGTCGGCGACGATGCAAGCCTTTTGCCGGATAGATCATCCGATCGCAGGCGTGGTGCTGGCCTCGTGCGTGCATCGCTCGCCCGCTAGCGCGCGCCGCGCGGATTTCGGCCGGCTTGGCCTTGAATTCGAAATCGCGGTCCGCATCAAGTCGCACATTCCCGTGACTGACAAGCCTTTCACGGCGGAGGCGATCGCGCCTCATATTGATGGTGTTTGCGCGGCGATCGAACTGGTCGACGACAGGGCGGCGGACTATGCAAACCTCGACGTACGCTCGCTGGTCGCCGACAATTCCTGGAACAGCGGCGTCGTGCTTTCGGAATTCAGCTCGACCTGGCCCGATCTCGCGCCCCTGCTCGGTCGCGCCACCAAGGACGGCGATTTGATCGGCGAAGGATATGGACGGGACATCCTCGGGCATCCCTTCAATTCGGCGGCCTGGCTTGCCACCCATCTGGCGGCGCGCGGCACAGCGCTGAAGGCGGGTCAGATCGTGATGACCGGAAGCGTCATGAAAACCATATTTCCGGAGCACGATGCACGTTATCGCTTCGACCTCGAAGGACTGGGCTCCGTCGAAGTGCAGGTGTCTTGA
- the phnA gene encoding phosphonoacetate hydrolase: MIQVNGRAYAKPGRPTVVVCLDGCDPRYLNFKNAGEVFPNISRMMREGFSALADAAMPTFTNPNNVSIVTGAPPVVHGISGNYYLDRKTGEEIMIVDATPMRATTILAEMSRAGVRVAAVTAKDKLRKMLGHRMEGGICFSSEKAGQATAAENGIADVEALVGRSSPDMYSPDLSLFVLDAGIKLLEQDRADLLYLSLSDLVQHAHGPGEREADAFHSAVDARVGRLAELGAVVGLIADHGMNDKTNADGTPKVIFLEEELTARFGQGAVRVICPITDPFVKHHGALGSFVRIYLRKQLELAAVMEAAAAIPGVALVLDGKSAALRYEMPLDREGDFVAIGDTHAVIGSSRAEHDLKGLAGHRLRSHGGLSEQVVPFIVSHPVNEACRKLAENRRLRNFDIFDFVLNGVG; the protein is encoded by the coding sequence ATGATTCAGGTCAACGGGCGAGCTTACGCCAAACCGGGGCGTCCGACAGTCGTCGTCTGCCTCGACGGCTGCGATCCGCGCTATCTTAATTTCAAGAACGCAGGCGAAGTGTTTCCAAACATCTCCAGGATGATGCGCGAGGGATTCTCGGCGCTCGCCGACGCGGCGATGCCGACCTTCACCAATCCCAACAATGTTTCGATCGTGACCGGCGCGCCGCCGGTCGTTCATGGCATCTCGGGCAACTACTACCTCGACCGGAAGACCGGCGAGGAAATCATGATCGTGGATGCGACGCCGATGCGCGCCACCACGATCCTTGCCGAGATGTCGCGGGCCGGTGTCCGCGTGGCCGCGGTCACGGCCAAGGACAAGCTGCGAAAGATGCTGGGTCATCGCATGGAGGGCGGAATTTGCTTCTCCTCGGAGAAAGCGGGCCAGGCCACGGCGGCCGAAAACGGCATTGCGGACGTCGAGGCGTTGGTCGGGCGTTCGTCGCCGGACATGTACAGCCCCGACCTGTCGCTGTTCGTGCTCGATGCCGGGATCAAGCTGCTCGAACAGGACCGCGCCGACCTGCTTTATCTCTCGCTGTCCGACCTCGTGCAACATGCCCACGGTCCCGGCGAGCGCGAAGCGGACGCCTTCCACAGCGCGGTCGATGCGAGGGTCGGCCGGCTCGCCGAACTTGGCGCCGTGGTTGGTCTGATCGCCGATCATGGCATGAACGACAAGACCAACGCAGACGGAACGCCGAAGGTGATCTTTCTGGAAGAAGAGCTCACTGCCCGCTTCGGACAGGGCGCGGTGCGCGTCATCTGTCCGATCACCGATCCCTTCGTGAAGCATCATGGCGCGCTCGGATCGTTCGTCCGAATCTACCTGCGCAAGCAACTGGAGCTTGCCGCGGTGATGGAGGCGGCGGCCGCCATACCGGGCGTTGCGCTGGTGCTGGACGGCAAGAGCGCCGCGCTTCGCTATGAGATGCCGCTCGACCGCGAGGGCGATTTTGTCGCCATCGGCGACACCCACGCCGTCATCGGCTCAAGCCGCGCCGAACATGATCTCAAGGGCCTCGCCGGTCACCGTCTGCGGTCGCACGGCGGCTTGAGCGAGCAGGTCGTGCCTTTCATCGTTTCGCATCCCGTGAACGAAGCCTGTCGAAAGCTGGCCGAAAACCGGCGGTTGCGCAATTTCGATATCTTCGACTTCGTCCTCAACGGCGTGGGCTAA
- a CDS encoding MFS transporter, with the protein MVVETGQAVIGSVGSASDRDALYSRYKWTALLGVSFCYLFYYTGRQTFGFAIPGIQKELGLSKEMLGWVSATMLWAYAVGQSINGNLGDKFGGRTMMFAGALLSFAANWATSFTTTFIGLLLAWGLNGYFQAMGFAPGSRLLSNWWGHKNRGFVYSFYVGMSGFSSVLAYFLPIIILGSLGLDWRWIFRLSVFLMLFGAIVMYLAVREKPEDLGLVQPADERTPEEVADQPAAAPASLARYRAVLSNWRLYAAGLSIGFQNAARYALLVWIPVHFLGANWKSASSAIDPTWITVALPVGMALGASTNSWLSDVLFQSRRCPAIISYMVLAAVIAMAMGYVPHGSPIGIFGLFLCGFFVFGPASSFWALCPDIFGRRLSGTATGVLNFISYACAGLGEPLIGRAMDHTGDTSVIFPIVAGLCIASAVSSLLIRR; encoded by the coding sequence ATGGTTGTTGAAACAGGGCAGGCCGTCATCGGATCCGTTGGCAGCGCGTCGGATCGCGACGCGCTCTACAGCCGCTACAAATGGACGGCCTTGCTCGGCGTCTCCTTCTGTTACCTGTTCTATTACACCGGCCGCCAGACCTTCGGATTTGCCATCCCCGGCATCCAGAAAGAACTCGGGCTTTCCAAGGAAATGCTGGGCTGGGTGAGCGCCACGATGCTCTGGGCCTATGCGGTCGGCCAGTCGATCAACGGCAATCTCGGCGACAAGTTCGGCGGCCGCACCATGATGTTTGCCGGCGCGCTACTGTCGTTTGCGGCCAACTGGGCCACCAGCTTTACGACCACCTTCATCGGCCTGCTGCTGGCGTGGGGGCTCAACGGCTATTTCCAGGCGATGGGTTTTGCGCCGGGAAGCCGGCTGCTGTCGAACTGGTGGGGACACAAGAATCGCGGCTTCGTCTACTCGTTCTATGTCGGCATGTCCGGCTTTTCGTCCGTGCTGGCCTATTTCCTGCCGATCATCATCCTCGGCAGTCTCGGCCTCGACTGGCGCTGGATTTTCCGCCTGTCGGTGTTCCTGATGCTGTTTGGTGCGATCGTGATGTATCTCGCCGTTCGGGAAAAGCCCGAAGATCTTGGTCTCGTCCAGCCGGCCGACGAGCGCACCCCTGAAGAGGTCGCCGACCAACCCGCAGCGGCACCGGCAAGCCTTGCGCGCTATCGCGCCGTTCTGTCGAACTGGCGTCTTTATGCGGCCGGCCTCTCGATCGGATTCCAGAACGCCGCGCGCTACGCCCTGCTGGTATGGATTCCCGTGCACTTCCTCGGCGCGAACTGGAAATCGGCATCGAGCGCGATCGATCCGACCTGGATCACGGTGGCGCTCCCGGTTGGAATGGCGCTCGGCGCCTCGACCAACAGCTGGCTGTCGGACGTCCTGTTTCAATCACGCCGATGTCCGGCAATCATCAGCTACATGGTGCTTGCGGCAGTCATTGCGATGGCGATGGGCTACGTGCCCCACGGCAGCCCGATCGGCATTTTTGGTCTCTTCCTCTGCGGCTTTTTCGTATTCGGTCCGGCGTCCTCGTTCTGGGCACTCTGCCCGGATATTTTCGGCCGGCGTCTATCGGGAACGGCGACCGGCGTTCTCAACTTCATTTCCTATGCCTGTGCCGGTCTCGGCGAACCCCTGATCGGGCGCGCGATGGACCATACCGGAGACACGTCGGTTATTTTCCCGATCGTCGCCGGGCTGTGCATTGCCAGCGCGGTGTCGTCGCTCTTGATCCGGCGATAG
- a CDS encoding hybrid sensor histidine kinase/response regulator produces the protein MERTERFEASKSSEGRFRLLIEAITDYAIYMLDPDGTITSWNAGAKRFKGYDESEILGENFARFYTLKDREAGLPQRALDAARRDGRFESEGWRVRKDGSRFWALAIVDPIRDSSGRLIGFAKITRDLTERRKAENTLRESQEQFRLLVQGVTDYAIYMLSAKGYVSSWNLGAERIKGYAPEEIIGQHFSRFYTDEDQKAGLPQTALETATRAGRFEKEGWRVRKDGTQFFAHVIIDAIYNADGSLLGFAKITRDITERTNAARALEEAREALLQSQKMEAIGHLTGGIAHDFNNLLMAIQGSLELLQRRLPEDDPKVARLIDNALQGARRGAALTQRMLAFARRQELKLEPIDVGQVVQQMTNLLQSSLGPSVRIETNFPRGLPQAFADANQLELALLNLAINGRDAMPNGGTITIAAATQADAPGLKEGHYLCVSVTDTGTGMDEETLHRAMEPFFTTKGVGKGTGLGLPMVHGMAEQSGGTLFLKSKPGHGTSAELYLPVAPQETISEALDATAHTLHTDKKLSILTVDDDPLVALNTSALLEELGHTVFSAPSALHALDILRREKKIDLMITDQLMPNMTGSELASRIRAENEQMPIILATGYAELAPGEGQGLPRLAKPFSQRELAEAIARAIGP, from the coding sequence GTGGAGCGTACGGAACGGTTCGAGGCCTCGAAATCGAGCGAAGGCCGTTTCCGCCTCCTGATCGAAGCGATCACTGACTACGCCATTTACATGCTCGACCCCGACGGGACCATCACGAGCTGGAATGCCGGCGCGAAGCGCTTCAAGGGCTACGACGAATCCGAAATCCTCGGCGAGAATTTTGCGCGCTTCTACACGCTTAAGGACCGCGAAGCGGGACTTCCCCAGCGCGCGCTCGACGCGGCCAGACGCGACGGCCGGTTCGAAAGCGAAGGCTGGCGCGTGCGCAAGGACGGCAGCCGGTTCTGGGCGTTAGCGATCGTCGATCCGATCCGCGACAGTTCCGGCCGACTGATCGGCTTCGCCAAGATCACGCGCGACCTCACCGAACGGCGCAAGGCCGAAAACACCTTGCGCGAAAGTCAGGAGCAATTCCGCCTGCTGGTGCAGGGTGTCACCGACTATGCCATCTACATGCTGAGCGCCAAAGGCTACGTCTCAAGCTGGAATCTGGGCGCGGAGCGGATCAAGGGATATGCGCCCGAAGAAATCATCGGGCAGCACTTCTCCCGCTTCTATACCGACGAGGATCAGAAAGCCGGTTTGCCGCAAACGGCACTGGAGACGGCGACGAGAGCGGGACGTTTTGAGAAAGAGGGCTGGCGCGTCCGCAAGGACGGCACGCAATTCTTTGCCCATGTCATCATCGACGCCATCTACAACGCCGACGGATCGTTGCTCGGCTTTGCCAAGATCACCCGTGACATCACCGAGCGGACGAACGCGGCGCGCGCACTGGAGGAGGCTCGGGAAGCCCTGCTTCAGTCGCAAAAGATGGAAGCCATCGGGCATCTGACCGGCGGCATCGCCCACGATTTCAACAATCTCCTGATGGCGATCCAGGGCAGCCTGGAGCTTTTGCAACGACGGTTGCCCGAAGACGATCCGAAGGTCGCCCGGCTGATCGACAACGCGCTTCAGGGCGCGCGGCGCGGTGCGGCGTTGACCCAGCGCATGCTGGCCTTTGCACGCCGGCAGGAACTCAAGCTTGAGCCGATCGACGTAGGCCAGGTCGTCCAGCAAATGACGAATCTCCTGCAAAGCTCCCTCGGACCTTCGGTGCGGATCGAGACGAACTTTCCGCGCGGGCTGCCGCAGGCCTTTGCCGACGCCAACCAGCTCGAACTCGCGCTTCTAAACCTCGCGATCAACGGGCGCGACGCGATGCCGAACGGAGGGACCATCACGATCGCCGCGGCAACACAGGCTGACGCGCCGGGCCTGAAAGAGGGACATTATCTTTGCGTGAGCGTGACGGACACCGGCACGGGCATGGATGAAGAGACGCTCCATCGCGCGATGGAGCCGTTCTTCACGACCAAGGGCGTCGGCAAAGGCACCGGCCTCGGGCTGCCGATGGTTCACGGCATGGCCGAACAATCCGGCGGAACGCTGTTTTTGAAAAGCAAGCCGGGTCACGGAACATCGGCCGAGCTCTATCTCCCTGTCGCGCCGCAAGAGACGATATCGGAAGCGCTGGATGCGACAGCGCACACGCTGCATACCGACAAGAAACTTTCGATCCTTACCGTCGATGACGACCCGCTCGTCGCACTCAACACCTCGGCACTGCTCGAAGAACTCGGCCACACGGTATTCAGTGCGCCGTCCGCCCTGCACGCACTCGACATCCTGCGCCGGGAAAAGAAAATCGATCTGATGATCACCGACCAATTGATGCCCAACATGACGGGCTCGGAACTGGCCAGCCGTATCCGGGCCGAGAACGAGCAGATGCCGATCATCCTCGCGACCGGCTACGCCGAACTGGCGCCAGGCGAAGGTCAGGGATTGCCGCGACTCGCCAAGCCTTTCAGCCAGCGCGAACTGGCCGAAGCGATCGCCCGCGCCATCGGGCCGTGA
- a CDS encoding rhodanese-like domain-containing protein encodes MTIPSVAPSQVRNMLLLREEIALLDLRHEAAFASGHPLFAANLAAGRIAVEAEARLPRKDVPIILYDAGEGLVAEAPERFAGLGYTDIRQLEGGLEGWRRAGFEIFIDVNSYAKAFGELVEFRRHTPSLSAEEVAALIAGKADIRILDVRRPDEYATMNIPGSLSVPGAELVLRAGHAAPDPKTTIVVNCAGRTRSIIGTQSLINAGIANKVVALRNGTIGWTLANQSLEHGADRHGGLGSSDAAKEKAKEVAYRAGVKHVTPREAAALQADTTRTLYRFDVRPAEDYAAGHIKGFRHYPGGQLVQEIDMAAPVRGARILLADDLSVRANMTASWLAQMAFEVYVLEGGYDGALEVGPQQAIPRPDPAHRYRRPYEGTSASREAMQAYLDWEYGLVEQLRRDGTHGFFVI; translated from the coding sequence ATGACCATCCCCTCTGTCGCCCCGTCGCAAGTCCGCAACATGTTGTTGCTGCGCGAGGAAATCGCGCTGCTCGACCTGCGCCACGAGGCCGCCTTTGCCAGCGGTCATCCTTTGTTCGCGGCCAATCTGGCGGCCGGCCGTATTGCCGTCGAGGCCGAAGCGAGGCTGCCTCGCAAGGACGTGCCGATCATTCTTTACGATGCAGGAGAAGGCCTTGTCGCCGAGGCTCCCGAGCGCTTCGCTGGCCTTGGCTACACCGACATTCGCCAGCTCGAAGGCGGCCTCGAGGGGTGGCGAAGAGCCGGCTTTGAGATTTTCATCGACGTTAATTCCTATGCCAAGGCGTTCGGCGAACTGGTCGAGTTCCGCCGCCATACGCCGTCATTGTCGGCCGAAGAGGTCGCCGCGCTGATCGCCGGCAAGGCGGATATCAGGATCCTCGATGTCCGGCGGCCAGACGAATACGCCACCATGAATATCCCGGGGTCGCTCAGCGTCCCCGGCGCCGAACTGGTGCTGCGCGCCGGCCATGCCGCGCCCGATCCAAAGACCACCATCGTCGTCAATTGCGCCGGACGGACCCGTTCGATCATCGGCACGCAGTCGCTGATCAATGCCGGCATCGCCAACAAGGTCGTGGCGCTGCGTAATGGCACCATCGGCTGGACGCTCGCCAACCAGTCGCTCGAGCATGGCGCAGACCGGCATGGTGGCCTGGGTTCATCAGATGCTGCGAAGGAGAAGGCAAAGGAAGTCGCCTATCGCGCCGGCGTGAAGCATGTGACGCCGCGCGAGGCGGCGGCGCTGCAAGCGGATACCACGCGCACGCTCTATCGCTTCGACGTTCGCCCGGCGGAAGACTATGCCGCCGGACACATCAAAGGTTTCCGCCATTATCCGGGCGGCCAGCTTGTTCAGGAAATCGACATGGCCGCGCCGGTGCGCGGTGCGCGCATTCTGCTCGCCGATGACTTGAGCGTTCGCGCCAACATGACGGCGTCCTGGCTCGCGCAGATGGCTTTCGAAGTCTATGTGCTCGAAGGCGGTTATGACGGGGCGCTCGAAGTCGGACCGCAGCAGGCGATCCCGAGGCCCGATCCCGCCCATCGCTACCGGCGTCCTTATGAAGGCACGAGCGCGTCGCGAGAAGCGATGCAGGCCTATCTCGATTGGGAATATGGCCTGGTCGAACAACTCAGGCGCGACGGCACCCACGGCTTCTTCGTCATCTGA
- a CDS encoding FadR/GntR family transcriptional regulator, which translates to MSIDTERRPAKPTSADRLLSSFQEAIDAGRWKAGERIPTERALSDRYGVARNTIRRALQQLEDAGRIVRHVGRGTFVEQGKRPPPDDLARRIQNASPSEIMEVRLIIEPQAAECAAARANGAELDAMAECLKKGESAPTIAEFEMWDGLFHQTLVASCRNQLLIDIYDAINAVRRKADWSALKERVVTPVRRKATERQHRAILTAVRSRDAQRAGLEMKNHLIDVRRSLVGA; encoded by the coding sequence ATGAGCATCGACACCGAACGACGCCCCGCCAAGCCAACCTCGGCAGACCGCCTGCTGTCGTCGTTTCAGGAAGCGATCGACGCGGGACGCTGGAAAGCTGGCGAGCGTATTCCCACCGAACGCGCGCTGTCCGATCGCTATGGTGTTGCCCGCAACACCATCCGCCGCGCGTTACAACAATTGGAGGACGCCGGCCGGATCGTCCGGCATGTCGGCCGCGGCACCTTCGTTGAGCAGGGAAAACGGCCACCGCCGGATGACCTCGCGCGCCGGATTCAAAACGCCAGCCCGAGCGAGATCATGGAAGTTCGCCTGATCATCGAACCGCAGGCCGCCGAATGCGCCGCCGCCCGCGCCAACGGCGCCGAACTCGACGCGATGGCCGAATGCCTGAAGAAGGGCGAGAGCGCGCCGACAATTGCGGAATTCGAAATGTGGGACGGCCTGTTCCATCAGACGCTGGTTGCATCGTGCCGTAACCAGCTTCTGATCGACATTTACGATGCGATCAACGCCGTGCGGCGCAAGGCCGATTGGAGCGCGTTGAAGGAGCGTGTCGTGACGCCGGTGCGACGCAAGGCAACCGAGAGGCAGCACCGCGCCATTCTCACAGCCGTCAGATCCCGCGATGCCCAGCGTGCCGGTCTTGAAATGAAGAACCACCTGATCGACGTTCGCCGCAGTCTAGTGGGCGCCTGA
- a CDS encoding cupin domain-containing protein, which produces MTTAFTPNAKNHEGLGPLSSRLVHVNDMPWEPIRYPGCYVKTLMVDKSSGLLTVLLKMDPGAELPDHEHVMLEQTFMIEGRLVDKDGPEKGLACGPGEFIWRPAGSRHSAWTPEGGLMIAVFQIPNKFYEKDGKVVDLVGDDWGLKWGKALQHA; this is translated from the coding sequence ATGACCACCGCATTCACGCCCAACGCGAAAAATCACGAGGGCCTCGGGCCGCTGTCCTCGCGCCTTGTGCATGTCAACGATATGCCCTGGGAGCCGATCCGTTATCCCGGCTGCTACGTGAAGACGTTGATGGTCGACAAGTCGTCCGGCCTGCTCACGGTGCTGTTGAAGATGGATCCGGGCGCCGAGTTGCCGGATCACGAGCACGTCATGCTTGAGCAGACTTTCATGATCGAGGGACGCCTGGTCGACAAGGACGGACCGGAAAAAGGTCTGGCCTGCGGTCCGGGCGAATTCATCTGGCGCCCGGCGGGCAGCCGTCATTCGGCCTGGACTCCCGAAGGCGGCTTGATGATCGCGGTCTTCCAGATTCCCAACAAGTTCTACGAAAAGGACGGCAAAGTCGTCGATCTCGTTGGCGACGACTGGGGTCTGAAATGGGGTAAGGCGCTTCAACACGCCTGA
- a CDS encoding MFS transporter gives MSDQIAGTTPEQNGAVLGWYHELSTKERRTFWACFVGWALDAMDVQLYSLVIATLSGLWAISRGDAGLLATATLLASSLGGWLVGILADRYGRVRMLQITILWFSVFTFLCAFANSYGQLFLFRSLQGFGFGGEYAAGAVLIGEIIRDEHRGKGNGIVHSGWAVGWGVAVIAYAILFTCLPETIAWRALFAVGILPAISVFFVRRFVDEPPLFVDAQRRYASGRETRPSFLGIFAPSLLRTTILASLLTIGTQGGYYAIMIWLPTYLKTVRGLTVLSTGGYLAIVIVASFLGYVVSAYLTDILGRRRNFVLFAVCSVFTVMAYMFLPISDSVLFFLGAPLGFFASGIYSGIGAFFNELYPTSVRGSGIGFCFNIGRAIGALFPALVGYISAGMPLGEAIGIFTVAAYGLIILAALLLPETKGRSLAA, from the coding sequence ATGTCTGATCAGATAGCCGGCACCACGCCAGAACAGAATGGCGCCGTTCTTGGATGGTACCACGAACTCTCTACCAAGGAGCGTCGGACATTCTGGGCCTGTTTTGTCGGCTGGGCGCTCGATGCCATGGATGTCCAGCTTTACAGCCTTGTCATTGCCACGCTCTCCGGTCTTTGGGCCATCAGCCGCGGAGATGCGGGGTTGCTCGCGACCGCTACGTTGCTCGCGTCCTCGCTGGGCGGCTGGTTGGTAGGCATTCTCGCTGACCGTTACGGCCGGGTGCGGATGCTGCAAATCACCATCCTGTGGTTTTCGGTTTTCACCTTCCTCTGTGCTTTCGCCAATTCCTACGGTCAGCTCTTTCTGTTCCGTTCGTTGCAAGGCTTCGGCTTTGGCGGCGAATATGCCGCGGGCGCCGTTCTGATCGGCGAGATCATCCGCGACGAGCACCGCGGCAAGGGCAACGGCATCGTGCATTCGGGCTGGGCGGTCGGCTGGGGCGTCGCGGTCATCGCCTACGCCATCCTGTTCACATGTCTGCCCGAGACTATCGCCTGGCGCGCGCTGTTCGCCGTCGGGATCCTGCCGGCGATTTCGGTGTTCTTTGTGCGGCGTTTCGTGGACGAGCCGCCGCTGTTCGTGGACGCCCAGCGCCGTTACGCCAGCGGGCGCGAGACGCGGCCGAGCTTTCTTGGGATTTTCGCACCGTCACTGTTGCGAACGACGATCCTGGCGTCCCTGCTCACGATCGGCACCCAGGGCGGCTATTATGCGATCATGATATGGCTGCCGACCTACTTGAAGACCGTACGGGGGCTGACCGTGCTCAGTACGGGTGGCTATCTCGCCATTGTTATCGTCGCCTCCTTCCTTGGTTATGTGGTCAGCGCCTATCTCACCGATATTCTCGGGCGGCGCCGGAATTTCGTCCTGTTCGCCGTCTGCTCTGTTTTTACGGTTATGGCGTACATGTTCCTGCCGATCAGCGATTCCGTGCTGTTCTTCCTCGGCGCGCCGCTCGGCTTTTTTGCCTCGGGCATCTACAGCGGCATCGGGGCCTTCTTCAACGAGCTCTATCCGACCAGCGTTCGCGGCTCCGGCATCGGCTTCTGCTTCAACATCGGCCGGGCGATCGGCGCATTGTTTCCGGCCCTTGTCGGCTACATCAGCGCAGGCATGCCGCTCGGCGAGGCCATAGGTATTTTCACAGTCGCAGCCTATGGTCTGATTATCCTGGCAGCGCTATTGCTTCCCGAAACCAAGGGGCGATCGCTCGCAGCCTGA